A single Altererythrobacter sp. BO-6 DNA region contains:
- a CDS encoding nitrilase-related carbon-nitrogen hydrolase, which produces MALELDRRRAIAAGICSAIAAHVPLSATEGENVTDAKTYTAMAMQLTARSLEALPDAAAARAAMLEHIAAIEGQIRTSAIFVAQYSGKPVKLVVLPEYLFTSYPGRISIPDFAARVGWAAGGAEYEALGAVAERLGMFLAGNAYETDEAFPDFYFQTSFVVAPNGEVVLRYRRLLSMFAPSPHDVWEAYLDKYGLEGVFPVARTEIGNLACIASEEILYPEIARAPALRGAEVFCHSSSEIGSPLATNKDVAKQARAFENLAYVVSANTAGISGTAMPLSSAEGNSQVVDWKGRVIAQSGDGETFTAFAPIDLGALREGRRTPAMTNYLARQRPALFAEAYAAAAEPFRGPDGMMQGGKPAIPDRDYFRRAQEEVIARLDKSGVI; this is translated from the coding sequence ATGGCGCTGGAGCTTGACCGCAGGCGCGCCATCGCCGCCGGAATTTGCTCCGCCATCGCCGCGCATGTGCCGCTGTCGGCAACCGAAGGAGAGAACGTGACCGACGCAAAAACCTACACCGCAATGGCGATGCAGCTGACTGCGCGCTCGCTCGAAGCGCTGCCCGATGCCGCCGCTGCGCGCGCCGCGATGCTCGAACATATCGCCGCGATCGAAGGCCAGATCCGCACCAGCGCGATCTTCGTGGCGCAATATTCGGGCAAGCCGGTGAAGCTGGTGGTGCTGCCCGAATATCTCTTCACATCCTATCCGGGGCGCATTTCCATTCCCGACTTTGCCGCGCGGGTCGGCTGGGCTGCTGGCGGCGCCGAATACGAGGCGCTGGGCGCAGTGGCAGAGCGGTTGGGGATGTTCCTGGCTGGCAATGCCTATGAGACCGACGAAGCCTTTCCCGATTTCTATTTCCAGACCAGCTTCGTCGTCGCGCCCAATGGCGAAGTGGTGCTGCGCTATCGCCGGCTGCTGTCAATGTTCGCGCCCAGCCCGCACGACGTGTGGGAGGCCTATCTCGACAAATACGGGCTGGAGGGCGTGTTCCCGGTCGCGCGGACCGAAATCGGCAATCTTGCCTGCATCGCCAGCGAGGAAATCCTCTATCCGGAGATCGCCCGCGCGCCTGCGCTGCGCGGGGCCGAAGTGTTCTGCCATTCCTCGAGCGAGATCGGCTCGCCGCTCGCCACCAACAAGGATGTCGCGAAGCAGGCCCGCGCCTTCGAGAACCTCGCCTATGTTGTTTCGGCCAACACCGCGGGTATCTCAGGCACGGCGATGCCGCTCTCAAGCGCCGAGGGCAACAGCCAGGTGGTCGACTGGAAGGGCCGGGTCATCGCGCAATCGGGCGATGGCGAAACGTTCACCGCCTTTGCGCCGATCGACCTTGGAGCCTTGCGCGAGGGGCGCCGCACTCCGGCCATGACCAATTACCTGGCGCGCCAGCGCCCGGCGCTGTTTGCCGAGGCCTATGCCGCCGCGGCCGAACCTTTCCGCGGGCCTGACGGGATGATGCAGGGCGGCAAGCCCGCCATCCCCGACCGCGACTATTTCCGCCGCGCGCAAGAAGAAGTGATCGCGCGGCTCGATAAATCGGGAGTGATCTGA
- a CDS encoding DUF3108 domain-containing protein, giving the protein MQHRTVSGKIRYSSMKPGMEGQERGREWFTFTHHGDGSVIMRARCEIEEPDPTVLRDIVCHIGPDRKPHNLLVQLTLGDEFLGSGWMRYDQAAGEITCESFGPSIGRNSESREAGTFDAFGTHPVVGDGFTTRLMDVSQGPHRRKLRFFLPSPDHRGATPPQIAEVEMVMEYVGEEEKTVEAGTFRCRHYRYVDDSDEGMGGTRHPDFDMWVTADDDSVLVYGSIDGYMMNRYELVELER; this is encoded by the coding sequence ATGCAGCACCGCACCGTTTCGGGAAAGATCCGCTACAGTTCGATGAAGCCCGGCATGGAAGGGCAGGAACGCGGGCGCGAATGGTTTACCTTCACGCACCACGGCGATGGCTCGGTCATCATGCGTGCGCGGTGCGAGATCGAGGAGCCGGACCCCACCGTGCTGCGCGATATCGTCTGCCACATCGGGCCCGATCGGAAACCGCACAACCTGCTGGTGCAGCTGACGCTGGGCGACGAATTTCTTGGCTCGGGCTGGATGCGTTATGACCAGGCAGCGGGCGAAATCACCTGCGAAAGCTTTGGGCCGTCGATTGGACGCAATTCGGAAAGCCGCGAGGCGGGAACCTTCGATGCATTCGGCACGCATCCGGTGGTCGGCGACGGCTTCACGACGCGGCTGATGGATGTCAGCCAGGGGCCGCACCGCCGCAAGCTGCGCTTTTTCCTGCCCTCGCCCGATCACCGCGGCGCCACCCCGCCGCAGATCGCCGAAGTCGAGATGGTGATGGAATATGTCGGCGAAGAGGAGAAGACGGTCGAGGCGGGAACCTTCCGCTGCCGCCATTACCGCTATGTCGATGACAGCGACGAAGGCATGGGCGGGACGCGGCATCCCGATTTCGACATGTGGGTCACCGCCGACGATGACAGCGTGCTCGTCTACGGCTCGATCGACGGCTATATGATGAACCGCTACGAACTGGTCGAGCTGGAGCGTTAG
- a CDS encoding NAD(P)-dependent alcohol dehydrogenase produces MKAWEIGPRGGIESLRQSERADPVAGRGELLVRVTAAGLNYRDLMVLRGQYGSDLPEARIPLSDGVGVVEALDEGVTGLAPGDRVIAPHFLAWLEDEAYGFHIFGADMGVTADGWLAEKLVLPASATIKLPDAVSDQTAATLAVVGGTVWHAMVAFGGAGPGRLVLAQGTGGVSIFALQLAKALGAQFAITSSSDDKLDKARAMGADYAINYRDRPDWAAALLEATGGRGADVVVDTLGFPALGETVRATGVSGRIGTLGALSGSPQDSASASQGEIIGKNITIKGIASGSKAMLAKAIDVIARNGIEMQVDREFGFADAPAAYRHLDSGAHMGKVLVRVAD; encoded by the coding sequence ATGAAAGCGTGGGAAATCGGGCCGAGAGGTGGAATCGAAAGCTTGCGCCAGTCCGAGCGGGCTGATCCGGTTGCGGGGCGGGGCGAGCTGCTGGTGCGCGTGACTGCAGCCGGGCTCAACTACCGCGATCTGATGGTGCTGCGCGGGCAATACGGCAGCGACCTGCCCGAAGCGCGCATCCCGCTGTCCGACGGAGTCGGCGTGGTCGAGGCCTTGGACGAGGGCGTGACCGGCCTTGCGCCGGGTGACCGGGTGATTGCGCCGCATTTCCTGGCCTGGCTTGAGGATGAGGCTTACGGGTTCCACATATTCGGAGCCGACATGGGTGTCACCGCCGATGGCTGGCTTGCGGAAAAGCTGGTGCTGCCAGCCAGTGCTACGATCAAGCTGCCCGATGCGGTGTCTGACCAGACTGCTGCGACGCTGGCTGTGGTGGGCGGCACGGTGTGGCATGCGATGGTCGCCTTCGGCGGGGCTGGTCCGGGCAGGCTGGTGCTGGCGCAGGGCACCGGCGGCGTTTCGATCTTCGCACTGCAGCTGGCAAAGGCGCTGGGGGCGCAGTTCGCCATCACCTCCTCCAGCGATGACAAGCTTGATAAAGCCCGCGCGATGGGCGCGGACTACGCGATCAACTATCGCGACCGGCCCGATTGGGCGGCGGCGCTGCTGGAAGCGACCGGCGGGCGCGGTGCGGACGTGGTGGTCGATACGTTGGGCTTCCCGGCACTGGGGGAAACAGTGCGCGCGACGGGCGTAAGCGGGCGGATCGGCACGCTGGGCGCGCTGTCAGGCAGTCCGCAGGATAGCGCCAGCGCGAGCCAGGGCGAGATCATCGGCAAGAACATCACGATCAAGGGGATCGCCAGCGGCAGCAAGGCCATGCTGGCCAAAGCGATTGATGTGATTGCGCGAAACGGCATCGAGATGCAGGTCGATCGCGAGTTCGGCTTTGCCGATGCGCCCGCCGCCTATCGCCACTTGGACAGCGGGGCGCATATGGGCAAGGTGCTGGTGCGGGTGGCGGATTAG
- a CDS encoding class I SAM-dependent methyltransferase, producing the protein MTVELKHPMKAQSTPDEVARGRFVSGMRSLILNDLAADMKSAYERRAAPAFRKEHGRDPESSREAHQALRGDPAFNIYSAMRVQAQKMVWASVADSVEREAERLAAEAAKVADAPGGLELDPALDVPRNVHAIDVHLMPGSYTRGADSLEAGAVYDRGLAVFSMGLMGANLDDIGLSMSQYIRQRFPDFAPQRILDLGCTIGHNTLPWKQAYPAAEVIAIDAAPGPLAYGSARAKMQGQEVQFRQMCADDLAFEDGSFDVVWSSMFLHELSKKQRAKVFEEAFRVLKPGGLMLHMELPPNEQMGAFDGFYLDWDSYYNNEPYYKGYRDEVPRELCARAGFGEADYFDFVVPSIGIYGEAAVADAAHGDRAEAVGQQTTGRLAEGVMWYGFGAFKR; encoded by the coding sequence ATGACGGTCGAACTCAAGCATCCGATGAAGGCGCAATCGACGCCCGACGAAGTAGCGCGCGGGCGCTTTGTTTCGGGCATGCGCAGCCTGATCCTCAACGACCTCGCGGCGGATATGAAGTCCGCCTATGAGCGCCGCGCCGCCCCGGCCTTTCGCAAGGAGCATGGGCGCGATCCGGAGTCCAGCCGCGAGGCGCATCAGGCGCTGCGCGGCGACCCTGCGTTCAACATCTATTCGGCGATGCGGGTGCAGGCGCAGAAGATGGTGTGGGCGAGCGTGGCCGACAGCGTCGAGCGCGAGGCGGAGCGGCTTGCCGCAGAAGCGGCAAAGGTCGCCGATGCGCCGGGCGGGCTGGAGCTCGATCCCGCGCTCGACGTGCCGCGCAACGTCCATGCGATCGACGTGCACCTGATGCCGGGCAGCTACACCCGCGGGGCGGACAGCCTTGAAGCGGGTGCCGTCTATGACCGCGGGCTTGCGGTGTTCTCGATGGGGCTGATGGGCGCCAATCTCGACGACATCGGCCTCTCGATGAGCCAGTATATCCGGCAGCGCTTTCCCGATTTCGCGCCGCAGCGGATTCTCGACCTCGGGTGCACGATTGGCCACAATACCTTGCCGTGGAAGCAGGCTTACCCCGCCGCAGAGGTGATCGCGATCGATGCTGCACCGGGGCCGCTGGCTTATGGTTCAGCGCGGGCGAAGATGCAGGGGCAGGAAGTACAATTCCGCCAGATGTGTGCCGACGATCTCGCCTTCGAAGATGGCAGCTTCGATGTCGTATGGTCCAGCATGTTCCTGCACGAATTGTCGAAGAAGCAGCGCGCGAAGGTGTTCGAGGAAGCATTTCGCGTGCTGAAGCCCGGCGGCTTGATGCTGCATATGGAACTGCCGCCCAACGAACAGATGGGCGCGTTCGACGGCTTCTATCTCGACTGGGACAGCTACTACAACAACGAGCCGTACTACAAAGGCTATCGCGATGAAGTGCCGCGCGAGCTGTGCGCCCGCGCGGGGTTCGGTGAGGCCGACTATTTCGATTTCGTGGTTCCTTCGATCGGGATTTATGGCGAAGCGGCGGTGGCCGATGCCGCGCATGGCGACCGCGCCGAAGCAGTGGGCCAGCAGACCACCGGGCGGCTTGCTGAAGGGGTCATGTGGTACGGTTTCGGAGCGTTCAAGCGATGA
- a CDS encoding DUF1330 domain-containing protein — protein sequence MIAFAMPLLLQALPAAEALPPPQSTCDAPVYMVVEGRTLDRARLLAYGKAIADSEVYQKLGGYYVTMPQPLEVFEGDLPQGYVNLTVRFPCIENARAFWNSKVYQEQILPIRQNPSAGDYTVSIYAEAPLREDMVGRVGDARFIADFADHGVPQVERPVVGPAAQGEQP from the coding sequence ATGATCGCCTTTGCCATGCCACTGTTGCTTCAGGCGCTGCCCGCGGCAGAGGCACTGCCCCCGCCGCAATCCACCTGCGATGCGCCGGTCTACATGGTCGTCGAAGGGCGCACGCTCGATCGCGCGCGGTTGCTCGCCTATGGCAAGGCGATTGCCGACAGCGAGGTCTACCAGAAGCTCGGCGGCTATTACGTTACCATGCCGCAACCGCTCGAAGTGTTCGAAGGCGACCTGCCGCAGGGGTACGTCAATCTGACCGTGCGCTTCCCCTGTATCGAGAATGCGCGCGCCTTCTGGAACAGCAAGGTCTATCAGGAGCAGATCCTGCCCATTCGCCAGAACCCGAGCGCGGGTGACTATACGGTTAGCATTTATGCCGAGGCGCCGCTGCGCGAGGATATGGTAGGGCGGGTTGGCGACGCCCGCTTCATCGCCGATTTCGCCGATCACGGCGTTCCCCAGGTGGAACGGCCAGTGGTCGGCCCGGCAGCACAAGGAGAGCAACCATGA
- a CDS encoding aldehyde dehydrogenase family protein: MKARNPRTGEEDYEFAANSREEIAAAAARLRAAQPAWEALGPEGRAAVLLRFADAIDAAAPQIAAALTIDTGRGTVSWIEVQGCAANIRRWAARGPQLFAGLERGPKPSATPGIEIAIDYSAFPLFGAICPWNFPVILSHIDAVPALMAGCAALVKPSEVTPRFVEPMRAVLAQVPELPLAYVMGGPEVGQALIEEVDYVCFTGSTSTGRKVAEAAARQLIPANLELGGKDPMIVLESADPHWAAQVALRSSVVATGQACQSIERIYVARGIAEPFLATLVEAAQAVQVTWPDPAQGHLGPFIFPAQADKVQAQIDDAVAKGARVLTGGQVETLGGGKYLRPTVLADVTRDMAVMREETFGPVIPVTIYDDLDDAIEQANDTEYGLSAAVLAGSLEEAASIATRLDAGAISLQDGALTSMVGDATNQSRKGSGLGPSRMGDSGMLRFLREQAHIRQTGQPLPLDAYAERSVG; this comes from the coding sequence ATGAAGGCGCGCAATCCACGCACCGGTGAAGAGGATTATGAATTCGCGGCGAACTCGCGCGAAGAAATTGCCGCCGCCGCAGCCCGCCTGCGCGCGGCGCAACCGGCGTGGGAAGCGCTCGGCCCCGAAGGTCGGGCCGCGGTGTTGCTGCGCTTTGCCGATGCCATCGATGCCGCCGCGCCGCAGATCGCAGCCGCGCTCACTATCGACACCGGGCGCGGGACGGTGTCGTGGATCGAAGTTCAGGGCTGCGCGGCCAATATCCGCCGCTGGGCCGCAAGGGGCCCGCAGTTGTTCGCCGGGCTGGAGCGCGGGCCGAAGCCTTCAGCCACGCCCGGTATCGAAATCGCCATCGATTACAGCGCGTTCCCGCTGTTCGGCGCAATCTGCCCGTGGAACTTCCCGGTAATCCTGAGCCATATCGACGCGGTCCCGGCGCTGATGGCCGGCTGCGCGGCGCTGGTGAAACCTTCCGAAGTCACCCCGCGGTTCGTCGAGCCGATGCGCGCGGTGCTGGCGCAGGTGCCCGAATTGCCGCTGGCCTATGTCATGGGCGGGCCTGAGGTCGGCCAGGCGCTGATCGAGGAAGTCGATTATGTCTGCTTCACCGGCTCGACCTCTACCGGTCGCAAAGTGGCGGAGGCAGCGGCGCGCCAGCTGATCCCGGCCAATCTTGAGCTGGGCGGTAAGGATCCGATGATCGTGCTGGAAAGCGCCGATCCGCACTGGGCGGCGCAGGTGGCGCTGCGCTCCAGCGTGGTCGCGACCGGGCAGGCGTGCCAGTCGATCGAGCGGATCTATGTTGCGCGCGGTATTGCCGAGCCGTTCCTGGCCACACTGGTCGAAGCGGCGCAGGCGGTGCAGGTGACCTGGCCCGATCCCGCGCAGGGCCACCTCGGCCCGTTCATCTTCCCGGCACAGGCGGACAAGGTGCAGGCGCAGATCGACGACGCCGTGGCGAAAGGCGCGCGTGTGTTGACAGGGGGGCAGGTCGAGACGCTCGGCGGCGGCAAATACCTGCGCCCGACCGTGCTCGCCGATGTCACGCGGGATATGGCCGTCATGCGCGAGGAAACTTTCGGCCCGGTGATCCCGGTGACGATTTATGACGATCTCGATGATGCCATCGAACAGGCGAATGATACCGAATACGGCTTGTCCGCAGCGGTACTCGCTGGTTCGCTGGAGGAAGCGGCGAGCATCGCCACCCGGCTCGATGCGGGCGCGATTTCGCTGCAGGACGGGGCGCTTACCAGCATGGTCGGTGACGCCACCAACCAGTCGCGCAAGGGCTCGGGGCTAGGCCCCAGCCGCATGGGCGACAGCGGGATGCTGCGCTTCCTGCGCGAACAGGCGCACATCCGCCAGACGGGCCAGCCACTGCCGCTCGACGCCTATGCCGAACGGAGCGTTGGCTGA
- a CDS encoding polysaccharide deacetylase family protein gives MSLPDEYTQYPRRGEGYDHDFYTWSNIHTRPPVRWPGDRSVAVFLTINLEYFPITPTDQPFRAPGHMVTPYPDYRHYTVRDYGNRVAVFRILEALDKAGVTASFAINAAVAERYGALIDAVKAGGHEIVAHSTDMNGTIASSMSEEDERALIADAQARLEAATGTKARGWHSIARSQSWRTLDLLKEHGLTWCADWVNDELPYRFANGMIAMPSSVDLSDQQIVAVQQHSAEAWAQMMRDAFDWLADEAAAQSSARVLPIQLTPYIMGQPFRIAALEDLLDDLAGREEAWFASGSAIASAWEEQQA, from the coding sequence ATGAGCCTTCCCGACGAATACACGCAGTATCCCCGGCGCGGGGAAGGCTATGACCACGATTTCTACACCTGGTCCAATATCCACACGCGCCCGCCGGTGCGCTGGCCGGGGGACAGATCGGTCGCCGTATTCCTGACCATCAATCTGGAATATTTCCCGATCACGCCCACTGACCAGCCGTTTCGCGCACCGGGCCACATGGTCACGCCCTATCCCGATTATCGCCATTACACAGTGCGCGACTATGGCAACCGGGTGGCCGTGTTCCGCATCCTCGAAGCGCTGGACAAGGCCGGGGTTACGGCCAGCTTTGCGATCAATGCCGCCGTGGCAGAACGCTATGGCGCGCTGATCGACGCGGTAAAGGCGGGCGGGCACGAGATCGTCGCGCATTCCACCGATATGAATGGCACCATCGCGTCTTCGATGAGCGAGGAAGACGAACGCGCGCTGATCGCTGACGCGCAGGCGCGGCTGGAAGCGGCCACTGGCACGAAGGCCAGGGGGTGGCATTCGATCGCACGCTCGCAAAGCTGGCGTACGCTCGACCTGCTGAAAGAGCACGGGCTGACGTGGTGCGCCGATTGGGTCAATGACGAGCTGCCCTATCGCTTTGCCAACGGGATGATCGCCATGCCATCGAGCGTTGACCTGTCGGACCAGCAGATCGTCGCGGTCCAGCAGCATTCGGCCGAGGCCTGGGCGCAAATGATGCGCGATGCCTTTGACTGGCTGGCGGATGAGGCGGCGGCACAGTCCTCCGCTCGTGTCTTGCCCATTCAGCTGACCCCATACATCATGGGGCAACCGTTCCGCATTGCTGCGCTGGAGGATCTCCTTGACGATCTGGCCGGGCGCGAAGAGGCATGGTTCGCTTCCGGTAGCGCGATAGCTTCGGCATGGGAGGAGCAGCAGGCATGA
- a CDS encoding polysaccharide deacetylase family protein, which yields MQEGAPDPGLYDYDPYSDRKKIVWPEGKTCAVWVAPNLEYYEIDPPLNPQRKPWGRPHPDVVGYSYRDHSNRVSHWRMADVMDRHGFPGSVSLSVALCDHHPEVVADGVARGWEFFSHGIYNTRYSYGMSEEQERAIIEDSLETVEKATGQRIRGWLAPALTHTPRTLDLIAEYGLDYTCDLYHDDQVQQVKTKTGNLASIPYSLEVNDHYGFNVYGMAGREYADSLIKQFERLASEGDQSGTVMCIPLHAYLIGQPHRIGPFEEALRHIAADPRCWKARAGEIIDSWRAQQ from the coding sequence ATGCAGGAGGGCGCGCCCGATCCGGGGCTTTACGATTACGATCCCTACAGCGACCGCAAGAAGATCGTCTGGCCGGAAGGCAAGACCTGTGCGGTATGGGTCGCGCCCAATCTCGAATATTACGAGATCGACCCCCCGCTCAATCCGCAGCGCAAGCCGTGGGGACGGCCGCATCCCGATGTCGTCGGCTATTCCTATCGCGACCATTCCAACCGCGTAAGCCACTGGCGCATGGCAGATGTAATGGATCGCCACGGCTTTCCGGGCAGCGTCAGCCTGTCAGTGGCATTATGCGACCATCATCCTGAGGTTGTCGCGGATGGCGTCGCGCGCGGATGGGAGTTCTTCAGTCACGGCATCTACAACACGCGCTATTCCTACGGCATGTCCGAAGAGCAGGAGCGGGCAATCATCGAGGACTCGCTCGAGACGGTCGAGAAAGCGACCGGGCAGCGCATTCGCGGCTGGCTGGCCCCGGCGCTGACGCATACGCCGCGTACGCTGGACCTTATCGCCGAATACGGGCTCGATTACACCTGCGACCTCTATCACGATGACCAGGTGCAGCAGGTGAAGACCAAGACCGGAAATCTCGCCTCGATCCCCTACAGCCTTGAGGTCAACGACCATTACGGCTTCAACGTCTACGGCATGGCCGGGCGCGAATATGCCGATAGCCTGATCAAGCAGTTTGAGCGGCTCGCGAGTGAAGGCGACCAATCGGGTACGGTGATGTGCATTCCGCTGCATGCCTATCTGATCGGCCAGCCGCACCGCATCGGCCCGTTCGAGGAAGCGCTGCGCCATATTGCTGCCGATCCGCGTTGCTGGAAAGCCCGCGCGGGAGAGATCATCGACAGCTGGAGGGCGCAGCAATGA
- a CDS encoding isochorismatase family protein — protein sequence MADPIGTKMVEDGKTARQIFEEVMANPARKKFGFGEKLAIVNVDVQQAYTRLDMFKTAYETDPRQIEYINTISRLARKRGMPVIWSRVAYKADAGDAGVWGTRTDTEDSLQNIKYDSERHQFDPRCEIGADDLQYTKRMPSAFFETPLASYLTWHKVDTVVVAGGSTSGCVRATAVDALSHGYRTIVPIETCADKHESYHFANLTDLQLKYADVEPVQAVIDWLEAR from the coding sequence ATGGCTGATCCGATCGGCACGAAGATGGTTGAAGACGGCAAGACGGCGCGCCAGATCTTCGAAGAGGTGATGGCCAATCCCGCACGCAAGAAATTCGGCTTTGGCGAAAAGCTGGCGATCGTGAATGTCGATGTGCAGCAGGCCTATACGCGGCTCGACATGTTCAAGACCGCCTATGAAACCGATCCGCGCCAGATCGAATATATCAATACGATCAGCCGCCTGGCGCGCAAGCGCGGCATGCCGGTGATCTGGAGCCGCGTCGCTTACAAGGCGGATGCGGGCGATGCCGGCGTGTGGGGTACGCGCACCGATACCGAGGATTCGCTGCAGAACATCAAGTATGACAGCGAGCGCCACCAGTTCGACCCCCGCTGCGAGATCGGCGCCGATGACCTGCAGTATACCAAGCGCATGCCCAGCGCCTTTTTCGAAACGCCACTGGCCAGCTATCTCACCTGGCACAAGGTGGATACGGTGGTGGTGGCCGGCGGTTCGACCAGCGGCTGCGTTCGCGCCACGGCGGTCGATGCGCTGAGCCACGGCTATCGCACGATCGTGCCGATCGAGACCTGCGCGGACAAGCACGAAAGCTATCACTTCGCCAACCTGACTGACCTGCAGCTCAAATACGCCGATGTCGAACCGGTGCAGGCGGTGATCGATTGGCTGGAGGCACGCTGA
- a CDS encoding alpha/beta fold hydrolase, with product MSEAEIKRMITRHVLTVRSASGAPPRKVHYRRCGSGPVLLMVHQSPRSSAEYEALMHQWGAHFTCIAPDTPGFGQSDALPGKPEIADFADGLCEFLDALGVARCAAYGFHSGGIILVTAIKRQPQRFSCLAVGGYAIWTEEEMRIFGERYLPEWHPSAYGEHLTWLWHRMLEQSWVFPWFDTREEARLSVAHADIARVAQAVSEMLDAGNAYQAGYGAVLRAPRDIPAPESTVPPCLISAFDGDPLQAHIDRLGAMPQGWRAEKVRTPADHHATSLAFLQAHGGDGPCPDLAEDLDEGWLALDGGLIHWKGTRGGSLLLHSPAGEMVEQAPGELAIDVPGHGQSSDFEDIEGAVEAAAAALGASAIAWPEAPAGDPDRLYPDMTPDRFGNYLQRAWAVARAECFFAPWYAAGAANAIPLDPARLDPQALHRRARARIRAGDAARRWHDTLVARRRFDRRSI from the coding sequence ATGAGCGAAGCGGAAATCAAGCGCATGATCACCCGTCACGTCCTGACTGTTCGCAGTGCGAGTGGCGCGCCGCCGCGCAAGGTACACTATCGCCGATGCGGCAGCGGACCGGTGCTGTTGATGGTGCATCAAAGCCCGCGCTCCTCGGCCGAATATGAGGCACTGATGCACCAATGGGGTGCGCATTTCACCTGCATCGCGCCCGACACCCCCGGCTTCGGCCAGTCTGACGCATTACCGGGGAAACCCGAAATCGCCGACTTTGCCGATGGCCTGTGCGAATTCCTCGACGCACTGGGTGTTGCCCGCTGCGCCGCCTATGGCTTCCATTCGGGCGGGATCATCCTGGTCACCGCGATCAAGCGCCAGCCGCAGCGCTTCAGCTGCCTGGCGGTGGGCGGCTATGCGATCTGGACAGAAGAAGAGATGCGGATCTTCGGCGAGCGCTATCTGCCGGAATGGCATCCGTCCGCTTATGGGGAGCACCTGACCTGGCTATGGCACCGCATGCTTGAGCAGAGCTGGGTGTTCCCCTGGTTCGACACGCGCGAAGAGGCGCGCCTCAGCGTTGCCCATGCCGATATCGCGCGGGTGGCGCAGGCGGTGTCGGAAATGCTCGACGCGGGCAACGCCTATCAGGCCGGATATGGCGCGGTGCTGCGCGCACCGCGCGACATTCCTGCGCCAGAGTCCACAGTGCCCCCCTGCCTGATCAGCGCTTTCGACGGCGATCCGTTGCAGGCCCATATCGACCGGCTGGGCGCGATGCCGCAAGGTTGGCGCGCCGAGAAAGTGCGCACACCGGCGGACCATCACGCAACGAGCCTGGCTTTCTTGCAGGCGCATGGCGGCGATGGCCCCTGCCCCGATCTGGCCGAAGACTTGGACGAGGGCTGGCTGGCGCTCGATGGCGGGCTGATCCACTGGAAAGGAACCCGTGGCGGGTCATTGCTGCTGCATAGTCCCGCCGGGGAAATGGTGGAACAAGCCCCCGGCGAACTCGCGATCGACGTACCCGGGCACGGACAATCGAGCGACTTCGAAGACATTGAAGGCGCCGTGGAAGCGGCTGCCGCGGCACTGGGGGCAAGCGCCATCGCCTGGCCCGAAGCGCCTGCGGGCGATCCTGACCGGCTATATCCCGACATGACGCCGGATCGCTTCGGCAATTACCTCCAGCGCGCATGGGCCGTGGCGCGCGCCGAATGTTTCTTCGCACCGTGGTATGCCGCAGGGGCCGCGAACGCCATCCCGCTCGATCCTGCGCGGCTCGATCCGCAAGCGCTGCACCGCCGCGCCCGCGCCCGCATCCGCGCAGGGGACGCCGCACGCCGCTGGCACGACACACTTGTCGCAAGGCGTCGATTTGATCGAAGGTCGATTTGA